Proteins from a genomic interval of Trichoderma breve strain T069 chromosome 2, whole genome shotgun sequence:
- a CDS encoding DEAD/DEAH box helicase domain-containing protein: MASQLADQLQNTQLSDGVPPRPEDWKQTLNIPAKDTRQQTEDVTKTKGLEFENFALKRDLLMGIFEAGFEKPSPIQEEAIPVALTGRDILARAKNGTGKTAAFVIPALERINPKVSKIQCLILVPTRELAMQTSQVCKTLGKHLGINVMVTTGGTGLRDDIIRLQEPVHIVVGTPGRILDLAGKNVADLSECPMFIMDEADKLLSIEFTPVIEQLLQFHPKDRQVMLFSATFPLSVKDFSDKNMTSPYEINLMDELTLRGITQYYAFVEEKQKVHCLNTLFSKLQINQSIIFCNSTNRVELLAKKITELGYSCFYSHARMQQQARNRVFHDFRNGVCRNLVCSDLLTRGIDIQAVNVVINFDFPKNAETYLHRIGRSGRFGHLGLAINLINWDDRFNLYNIERDLGTEIQPIPASIDKSLYVYENPESIPRPISNLPKGNWQTQNGQQNINSQFNGGRGRGGRGRGYRGRGGGSGGNGRGRGQPPREPQS; this comes from the exons ATGGCCAGCCAATTAGCAGATCAGTTGCAGAACACTCAGTTAAG CGATGGCGTTCCTCCACGACCTGAAGACTGGAAGCAGACCCTGAACATCCCCGCCAAGGACACCAGACAACAGACAGAG GATGTCACAAAAACAAAGGGCCTCGAATTTGAGAACTTTGCGCTAAAGCGAGACTTGCTCATGGGAATCTTTGAAGCTGGCTTTGAAAAGCCCTCTCcaatccaagaagaagccatccCAGTTGCATTAACTGGCCGGGACATCCTGGCCCGAGCCAAGAACGGCACTGGAAAGACTGCAGCCTTCGTCATCCCTGCTCTGGAACGCATTAACCCCAAAGTCTCAAAGATTCAATGTCTTATCCTCGTCCCCACACGCGAACTGGCCATGCAAACATCACAAGTATGCAAGACGTTGGGTAAGCACCTCGGCATCAATGTCATGGTAACAACCGGTGGTACTGGTTTGCGAGACGACATCATCCGTCTACAGGAGCCCGTCCATATTGTGGTCGGCACTCCGGGCAGAATCCTCGATCTTGCAGGAAAGAATGTTGCGGACCTCAGCGAGTGTCCCATGTTCATCATGGACGAAGCCGACAAGCTTCTCTCCATTGAGTTCACCCCCGTCATCGAACAGCTGCTCCAATTCCACCCCAAGGACCGACAGGtcatgctcttctccgccaCCTTCCCCCTCTCTGTCAAGGACTTTTCCGACAAAAACATGACCAGCCCCTACGAAATCAACCTCATGGACGAACTCACCCTACGTGGTATCACTCAGTACTACGCCTTTGtcgaagagaagcagaaagtCCACTGCTTGAacaccctcttctccaagctgcAAATCAACcaatccatcatcttctgcaaCTCAACCAACCGTGTTGAGCTTCTGGCTAAGAAAATCACCGAACTTGGCTATTCATGCTTCTACAGCCACGCTagaatgcagcagcaagcccgTAACCGCGTCTTCCACGATTTCCGCAATGGCGTCTGCCGAAACTTGGTTTGCTCAGATCTTCTCACCCGAGGCATTGATATTCAGGCTGTCAATGTCGTCATCAACTTTGACTTCCCTAAGAACGCCGAAACCTACCTTCATCGAATTGGTCGATCTGGTCGATTTGGTCACCTCGGCCTGGCCATTAATCTGATCAACTGGGACGACCGCTTCAACCTCTATAACATTGAACGGGATCTTGGCACAGAAATCCAACCCATTCCTGCGAGCATTGACAAGAGTCTTTACGTTTACGAAAACCCCGAATCCATTCCTCGCCCCATCTCGAACCTTCCCAAGG GAAACTGGCAAACTCAAAACGGCCAGCAGAATATCAACTCGCAGTTCAAcggaggacgaggccgaggtggccgtggccgtggataccgtggccgtggtggtggcagcggcggcaacggTCGAGGTCGCGGCCAGCCACCGCGAGAACCCCAATCTTAA
- a CDS encoding acyl-CoA dehydrogenase, middle domain-containing protein, which yields MAKIFTAGDVASHNKPDSLYITIDGDVYDLTTFQDDHPGGKKILQRVAGKDASKQFWKYHNEGILKKYKAKLQVGSLDTKPKEEPKEEPKPAPAPAPKAVVKASSSSEEESEPLEAFGDQIPFADPSWYQNYHSPYFNESHAALRAELRQWIESDIEPYVTEWDEAKRVPEEIYKEMGRRGYLAGLLGVKYPTEYVPSGIKSVAPEQWDLFHEMILTDELSRTGSGGFVWNVIGGFGIGGPPLFKFGSKALKDRIAPGILSGDKRICLAITEPDAGSDVANLTCEAKLSEDGKHFIVNGEKKWITNGIWADYFTTAVRTGGPGMNGVSLLLIERGPGVTTRRMDCQGVWSSGTTYITFEDVKVPVENLLGKQNQGFRVIMTNFNHERMGIVIQSLRFARVCYEESVKYANKRRTFGKKLIEHPVIRMKLAHMARQIEASYSWLESLVYQCEKMGETEAMLRLGGPIASLKAQSTITFEFCAREASQIFGGLSYSRGGQGGKVERLYRDVRAYAIPGGSEEIMLDLSMRQSLRVAKAMGMKL from the exons ATGGCCAAAATCTTCACAGCTGGCGACGTTGCGTCGCATAACAAGCCCGACAGCTTGTACATCACCATTGACGGTGACGTCTATGATTTGACCACGTTCCAAGACGACCACCCTG GCGGCAAGAAGATCCTGCAGCGTGTCGCCGGCAAGGACGCCTCCAAGCAGTTCTGGAAGTACCACAACGAGGGCATCCTGAAGAAGTACAAGGCCAAGCTCCAGGTCGGCTCCCTCGACACCAAGCCCAAGGAAGAGCCCAAGGAGGAGCCCAAGCCAGCTCCCGCCCCAGCTCCCAAGGCCGTCGTCAAGGCGTCAAGTAGCAGCGAGGAGGAGTCCGAGCCTCTGGAGGCTTTTGGCGACCAGATTCCCTTTGCGGATCCCAGCTGGTACCAGAACTACCACTCTCCCTACTTCAACGAGTCGCATGCGGCGCTGCGTGCTGAGCTTCGCCAATGGATTGAGAGCGACATTGAGCCTTACGTGACGGAGTGGGACGAGGCGAAGCGTGTGCCTGAGGAGATTTACAAGGAGATGGGTCGCCGAGGTTACCTGGCCGGTCTCCTGGGCGTCAAGTACCCGACCGAGTATGTACCTTCGGGCATCAAGTCGGTCGCTCCCGAGCAGTGGGATCTCTTCCACGAGATGATCCTGACCGACGAGCTGTCACGGACCGGCTCTGGCGGTTTCGTCTGGAACGTCATTGGTGGCTTTGGCATCGGCGGCCCGCCCCTGTTCAAGTTCGGATCCAAGGCCCTCAAGGACCGCATCGCGCCTGGCATCCTGAGCGGCGACAAGCGTATCTGCTTGGCCATCACAGAGCCCGATGCTGGATCCGACGTGGCCAACCTCACATGCGAGGCTAAGCTGAGCGAGGACGGCAAGCACTTCATCGTCAACGGCGAGAAGAAGTGGATCACCAACGGTATCTGGGCCGACTACTTCACTACTGCTGTGAGAACTGGTGGCCCTGGCATGAATGGTgtctcgctgctgctgattGAGCGTGGTCCTGGCGTGACTACGCGCCGTATGGATTGTCAGGGTGTGTGGTCTTCTGGTACCACGTACATTACCTTTGAGGACGTAAAGGTTCCTGTTGAGAACCTGCTCGGCAAGCAAAACCAGGGATTCCGAG TCATCATGACCAACTTCAACCACGAGCGTAtgggcatcgtcatccagtCTCTGCGCTTCGCCCGTGTCTGCTACGAAGAGTCCGTCAAGTACGCCAACAAGCGCCGTACctttggcaagaagctcattgaGCACCCCGTCATCCGCATGAAGCTGGCACACATGGCGCGCCAGATCGAGGCCTCGTACAGCTGGCTGGAAAGCCTTGTCTACCAGTgcgagaagatgggcgaGACCGAGGCCATGCTGCGTCTCGGTGGCCCCATCGCCAGTCTCAAGGCCCAGTCGACCATTACCTTTGAGTTCTGTGCCCGCGAGGCTAGTCAGATCTTTGGAGGCCTGTCGTACTCTCGGGGCGGCCAGGGCGGAAAGGTCGAGCGTTTGTACCGTGACGTTCGTGCGTATGCTATTCCTGGTGGCTCTGAGGAGATTATGCTGGATCTCAGCATGAGGCAATCTCTGAGAGTTGCCAAGGCTATGGGCATGAAGCTGTAA
- a CDS encoding metallo-beta-lactamase superfamily domain-containing protein — protein MFTFCPLQGALSESLASQSLLELDGGVKVLVDLGWDESFSSDKLEELEKQVPTLSLILLTHATVSHLAAYAHCCKNIALFTRIPVYATRPVIDLGRTLTQDLYSSTPAAATTIRQSSLSETTYAYSQTPLKYSQPHQPLSSPFSPPLNGLTITAYNSGHTLGGTIWHIQHGLESIVYAVDWNQARENVFAGAAWLGGAGGGGAEVIEQLRKPTALICSSRGADKNAQAGGRAKRDEQLIEMIKTCVSRGGTVLIPVDSSARVLEISYLLEYAWRTDAANKDGVLKYSKLYLAGRNVSSTMRYARSMLEWMDNNIVQEFEAFAEGQRKVNGGSEKKEGAPFDFKYLRLLERKAQITKLLSQNIENGETQGRVILASDVSMDWGFSKDLVKGLAKDSRNLVILTERPNLAKDDAPSISRTLWEWWRERRDGISTEQASSGDSLEMVYSGGRELEQWLATQRQLQATQQAGGAGALEASADVVDDASSESSSDSEDEDEDLGINILIKKKTVFDFDTRGKRGRERSFPMAIRRKRNDDFGELIRPEDYLRAEEKEDEAVDNAQIAAEDDKLGKKRKWDDVAKQAAGANKRPNTNRTVAADDADAMDLADGAAADELDSVEDTEPEEPNGPCKLVYTSETVAVNLRIAMIDFSGLHDKRSLNMLIPLIQPRKLILVGGTREETTSLAADCRAALASDGDRSVDVFTPEVGTWVDASMDTNAWVVKLADPLVKKLKWQNVRGLGIVTITGQLLASALAQEADGQTHDDVANKRQKTEPSTSTAVALTNAADTASMPTLDVLPVNLISAARSAAQSLHVGDLRLADLRRAMQGAGHSAEFRGEGTLVVDGSVAVRKTAEGRIDVESVGLPLGGKRSTLYEVKRAIYDNLAVVAGA, from the exons ATGTTCACTTTCTGCCCGCTCCAGGGCGCTCTCTCGGAGTCGCTCGCGTCGCAATCTCTCTTGGAGCTCGATGGAGGGGTCAAGGTGCTTGTTGATCTGGGATGGGACGAGTCGTTTAGTAGCGATAAGCTTGAAGAGCTAGAAAA ACAGGTTCCCACCCTCTCGCTGATTCTCCTCACACATGCCACGGTGTCGCATCTTGCCGCATATGCCCACTGCTGCAAGAACATAGCTCTCTTCACACGCATCCCCGTCTATGCGACTCGACCCGTCATCGATCTCGGCCGAACGCTCACCCAAGACCTCTACTCTTCTACTCCCGCGGCCGCCACGACGATTCGCCAGAGCTCGCTCTCCGAGACGACATATGCATACTCACAAACC CCGCTCAAATACTCACAACCCCATCAACCTCTATCCTCGCCGTTTTCTCCTCCGCTAAATGGACTGACCATTACCGCGTACAACTCTGGCCACACCCTTGGTGGCACGATATGGCACATCCAGCACGGACTGGAATCTATTGTTTATGCAGTCGACTGGAATCAAGCACGTGAGAATGTGTTTGCCGGGGCTGCTTGGCTTGGTGGTGCcggaggtggtggtgcagaAGTCATTGAGCAGCTGCGCAAGCCTACAGCCCTGATCTGTAGCTCTCGTGGTGCAGACAAGAACGCACAGGCCGGTGGTCGTGCGAAGCGAGACGAACAGTTGATCGAAATGATCAAAACGTGTGTTAGTCGAGGCGGCACAGTTCTCATCCCTGTAGACTCAAGCGCCAGAGTCTTGGAGATCTCCTATCTCCTCGAGTATGCCTGGAGGACTGATGCTGCAAACAAGGATGGCGTTCTTAAGTATTCAAAGCTATACCTAGCAGGCCGAAATGTCTCGAGCACGATGAGATATGCACGTAGCATGCTGGAGTGGATGGACAACAATATTGTCCAGGAGTTTGAGGCCTTTGCAGAAGGGCAGCGGAAGGTCAACGGTGGCagtgagaagaaggagggagCTCCATTTGATTTCAAGTACTTGCGACTGCTGGAGCGAAAAGCTCAAATTACAAAGCTTCTGAGTCAAAATATTGAGAATGGGGAAACACAGGGACGTGTGATCCTGGCCAGTGATGTTAGCATGGATTGGGGATTCTCCAAGGATTTGGTAAAGGGTCTGGCCAAGGACTCTCGAAATCTGGTCATCCTAACAGAGCGACCCAACTTAGCCAAGGATGATGCTCCCTCCATTTCCAGGACATTGTGGGAATGgtggagagaaagaagagatggcaTTTCTACAGAGCAGGCCAGCAGCGGAGATAGCCTGGAGATGGTCTACAGCGGCGGCCGTGAATTAGAA CAATGGTTAGCTACTCAGAGACAGCTACAGGCAACTCAGCAGGCCGGTGGAGCAGGTGCGCTGGAAGCATCTGCTGATGTCGTTGACGATGCGTCATCCGAATCATCATCTGACTCCGAAGACGAAG ATGAGGACCTTGGTATCAATATTTTGATCAAGAAAAAGACCGTCTTCGATTTCGACACACGTGGTAAAAGGGGCAGAGAACGATCATTCCCCATGGCCatcagaaggaagaggaacgACGACTTTGGCGAGCTGATTCGCCCAGAAGATTATCTACgagcagaggagaaggaagacgaggcagTTGACAATGCCCAAATCGCCGCAGAAGACGACAAGCTtggcaagaagcgcaagtGGGATGATGTCGCTAAGCAGGCAGCTGGTGCCAACAAACGCCCCAACACGAACCGAACAGTCGCAGCAGATGACGCCGATGCTATGGACCTAGCCGATGGGGCTGCCGCGGACGAATTGGATTCGGTCGAGGATACCGAGCCGGAGGAACCTAACGGTCCATGCAAGTTGGTTTACACGTCAGAAACAGTGGCAGTTAACCTACGGATTGCCATGATAGACTTTAGCGGACTGCACGACAAGCGAAGTCTCAACATGCTGATTCCCCTGATCCAGCCACGAAAGCTGATCCTCGTGGGAGGCACTCGAGAAGAGACTACATCTCTCGCGGCAGATTGCCGAGCCGCCCTCGCATCCGACGGAGACCGCTCCGTCGATGTGTTTACACCAGAAGTCGGCACATGGGTGGACGCTAGCATGGACACAAACGCCTGGGTAGTGAAGCTGGCCGATCCTctggtgaagaagctcaagtgGCAAAACGTCCGGGGTCtcggcatcgtcaccatcacAGGCCAACTTCTCGCCTCGGCCCTGGCCCAGGAAGCAGATGGGCAGACGCACGACGACGTCGCcaacaaaaggcaaaagacgGAGCCGTCAACATCCACGGCCGTTGCGCTCACCAACGCAGCCGACACGGCTTCGATGCCCACTCTGGACGTCCTGCCCGTGAACCTCATCTCCGCTGCTCGATCAGCCGCCCAATCCCTCCACGTCGGCGACCTGCGACTTGCGGATCTACGTCGCGCAATGCAAGGAGCAGGTCACTCAGCTGAATTCCGTGGTGAAGGTACGCTTGTCGTCGACGGCTCAGTGGCAGTCCGCAAGACAGCCGAAGGACGCATCGACGTGGAGAGCGTGGGCCTACCGCTCGGCGGCAAGAGGAGCACGCTATACGAAGTGAAGAGGGCGATTTACGATAATCTGGCCGTCGTGGCTGGTGCAtaa